The following proteins come from a genomic window of Frankia casuarinae:
- a CDS encoding IS110 family transposase has product MQVLFPRCAGLDVHRDTVAAAVRIQTGSGKAVTEVRTFTTTGGSLGLLADWLTECRVTIVGMESTGVYWKPVFHLLEDRFECWLLNATHVRNVPGRKTDVADAAWISDLVAHGLVRASFVPPKPQRDLRDLTRARRIVVEEKTREIQRLEKLMQDAGVKLTSVASKLLGVSGRAILEKMIEGEQSLEYLADQARGRLRSKIPQLQEARAGTFRSGHHGFLAAQLLARIDLCDEQIDELDHRIEVMIAPFRETVDRIRTITGVGEVTATVLLAEVGLDMSRFPTAGHLASWAGICPGNNTSGGKRLSGRTRHGNKWLRTALTEAAHAAARSKDTYLASHHAQVRGRRGVLKAIGATRHDILIAYWHIIANKTVYQDLGGDWHARRRRDPERRRKNLVGELEKLGYTVTITPAA; this is encoded by the coding sequence ATGCAGGTGTTATTCCCACGGTGCGCGGGCCTTGACGTGCACCGGGACACGGTCGCCGCGGCGGTGCGCATCCAAACCGGTTCGGGTAAAGCCGTCACCGAGGTCCGGACGTTCACCACGACCGGGGGCTCGCTCGGACTACTCGCGGACTGGCTCACCGAGTGCCGGGTGACGATCGTCGGGATGGAATCGACAGGCGTCTACTGGAAGCCGGTGTTCCACCTGCTGGAAGACCGGTTCGAGTGCTGGCTCCTCAACGCCACCCACGTCCGCAACGTACCAGGCCGAAAAACAGACGTCGCGGACGCGGCGTGGATCTCGGACCTCGTCGCGCACGGCCTGGTACGCGCCTCGTTCGTGCCGCCGAAACCCCAGCGGGACCTGCGTGACCTGACCCGGGCCCGGCGGATCGTGGTCGAGGAGAAGACCCGGGAGATCCAGCGGCTGGAGAAACTGATGCAGGACGCCGGCGTGAAACTCACCAGCGTCGCCTCCAAGCTACTCGGGGTCTCGGGCCGTGCGATCCTGGAGAAGATGATCGAGGGAGAGCAGTCCCTGGAATATCTCGCTGATCAGGCCCGTGGCCGACTCCGCAGCAAGATCCCACAGTTGCAGGAGGCACGCGCGGGAACGTTCCGCTCCGGGCATCACGGGTTCCTCGCCGCGCAGCTCCTGGCCCGGATCGACCTGTGTGACGAGCAGATCGACGAGCTCGACCACCGGATCGAGGTGATGATCGCCCCTTTTCGGGAGACGGTCGACCGGATCCGCACGATCACCGGGGTCGGTGAGGTCACCGCGACCGTGCTGCTCGCCGAGGTCGGCCTGGACATGAGCCGGTTCCCCACCGCCGGCCATCTCGCGTCCTGGGCGGGTATCTGTCCGGGGAACAACACCTCGGGAGGGAAACGCCTGTCCGGGCGGACCCGACACGGTAACAAGTGGTTACGTACCGCGTTGACCGAGGCCGCGCACGCCGCCGCCCGGAGCAAGGACACCTACCTGGCGTCCCACCACGCCCAGGTCCGTGGCCGCCGCGGTGTCCTGAAAGCGATCGGCGCGACCCGCCACGACATTCTCATCGCCTACTGGCACATCATCGCGAACAAGACCGTCTACCAGGACCTCGGCGGAGACTGGCATGCCCGCCGACGCCGGGACCCTGAACGCCGCCGGAAGAACCTCGTCGGCGAACTGGAGAAACTCGGCTACACCGTCACCATCA
- a CDS encoding IS607 family transposase, with amino-acid sequence MNLKEWAAANGVGYTTARRWYRDGLLPVPARKVGGLVLVDESTVPAGRPVAVVYARVSSADQKPDLDRQVARIVTWAASQNLAVGRVVTEVGSALNGHRRKFLGLLRDPAVATIVVEHRDRFARFGAEYVEAALSAQGRRLLVVDPGEVDDDLVGDVTEILTSLCARLYGRRAAANRAARAVAAATEAGE; translated from the coding sequence GTGAACCTTAAGGAGTGGGCCGCCGCGAACGGCGTCGGGTACACCACGGCGCGGCGCTGGTACCGCGACGGCCTGCTCCCGGTCCCTGCCCGCAAGGTCGGTGGGCTGGTACTCGTCGACGAATCCACCGTGCCGGCCGGGCGCCCCGTCGCGGTGGTGTACGCCCGGGTGTCGTCCGCTGACCAGAAGCCGGACCTTGACCGGCAGGTCGCCAGGATCGTCACCTGGGCGGCCAGCCAGAACCTGGCTGTCGGCAGGGTCGTGACCGAGGTCGGGTCGGCGCTCAACGGTCATCGGCGGAAGTTCCTCGGCCTGCTGCGCGACCCGGCCGTGGCGACGATCGTCGTCGAGCACCGGGACCGGTTTGCCCGGTTCGGCGCCGAGTATGTCGAGGCGGCGCTGTCGGCGCAGGGCCGGCGGCTGCTGGTGGTCGACCCGGGCGAGGTCGACGACGACCTGGTGGGCGACGTCACCGAGATCCTGACGTCGCTGTGCGCCCGGCTGTACGGTCGTCGGGCCGCGGCGAACCGGGCCGCCCGCGCCGTCGCCGCCGCCACCGAGGCTGGCGAGTGA
- the tnpB gene encoding IS607 family element RNA-guided endonuclease TnpB, with product MTTLQAYRFALDPNQAQLAGIRRHAGASRFAYNWGLARVKAAHAQRDAEQSYGLTGDLLTPVPWTLPALRLAWNAVKRDIAPWWDECSKEAFRAGLDQLARGLKNFTDSRQGKRKGRRVGFPRFKKRGKARDSFRYTTGAYGPADETYVKLPRIGRVKVHEPMGALTGRLADGRARLFGVTVSRTADRWFVSFTVEVDRDVPERPSRRQRAGGPVGVDLGVKHLAVLSTGQTVPNPKHYQRAERRLRRASRAHARSKPGSAGRRQRAAQLATIHVRVANQRHNGLHKLTTRLARSHDTVVVEDLHVAGMVRNRRLARAVADAGMAEVRRQLAYKTRWYGSTLVVADRWYPSSKTCSGCGWRNPSLTLSERTFTCQSCGLVLDRDHNAAINLHHLVAASTPETENARGADRKTRASGRVAGKREPGTATAGQTGGASPRGEAA from the coding sequence GTGACGACGCTCCAGGCGTACCGCTTCGCCCTCGACCCGAACCAGGCCCAGCTCGCCGGTATCCGCCGCCACGCCGGGGCGTCGAGGTTCGCCTACAACTGGGGCCTGGCCCGGGTGAAGGCCGCGCACGCCCAGCGTGACGCCGAGCAGTCCTACGGGCTGACGGGCGACCTGCTCACCCCCGTCCCGTGGACGCTCCCCGCGCTGCGCCTCGCGTGGAACGCGGTCAAGCGGGACATCGCCCCATGGTGGGACGAGTGCTCGAAGGAGGCGTTCCGCGCCGGGCTCGACCAGCTTGCCCGCGGGTTGAAGAACTTCACCGACTCCCGGCAAGGGAAGCGGAAGGGCCGGCGGGTCGGCTTTCCCAGGTTCAAGAAGCGGGGAAAGGCCCGTGACTCGTTCCGGTACACCACCGGCGCCTACGGCCCGGCTGACGAGACCTACGTGAAGCTGCCCCGGATCGGGCGGGTGAAGGTCCACGAGCCGATGGGCGCCCTGACCGGCCGGCTGGCCGACGGACGTGCCCGACTGTTCGGCGTGACCGTGTCCCGGACTGCTGACCGCTGGTTCGTGTCGTTCACCGTCGAGGTCGACCGCGACGTTCCCGAGCGGCCGTCGCGACGGCAACGCGCGGGCGGCCCGGTGGGCGTCGACCTCGGCGTGAAGCACCTCGCTGTTCTGTCGACCGGGCAGACCGTTCCCAACCCGAAGCACTACCAGCGGGCCGAACGGCGACTGCGCCGGGCGTCGCGGGCCCACGCCCGGTCGAAGCCGGGCAGCGCTGGGCGGCGGCAGCGCGCCGCCCAGCTCGCGACGATCCATGTCCGGGTCGCGAACCAGCGCCACAACGGGCTGCACAAGCTCACGACCCGGCTCGCCCGGTCCCACGACACGGTCGTCGTCGAAGATCTGCACGTCGCCGGGATGGTCCGTAACCGGCGGCTCGCCCGCGCGGTCGCCGACGCCGGCATGGCCGAGGTCCGCCGGCAGCTTGCCTACAAGACCCGCTGGTACGGATCGACGCTCGTCGTCGCCGACCGCTGGTATCCCAGCTCGAAGACCTGCTCCGGCTGCGGCTGGCGAAACCCAAGCCTGACGCTGTCCGAGCGCACCTTCACCTGCCAGTCCTGCGGGCTGGTACTCGACCGCGACCACAACGCCGCGATCAACCTGCACCACCTCGTCGCCGCCAGTACACCGGAGACGGAAAACGCCCGTGGAGCCGACCGTAAGACCCGCGCAAGCGGGCGGGTGGCTGGGAAGCGGGAACCCGGCACGGCCACGGCCGGTCAGACCGGGGGTGCCTCGCCGAGAGGCGAGGCGGCATGA
- a CDS encoding TerB family tellurite resistance protein, whose protein sequence is MPLQAAIRLDVRLLVRIDDRILLARPPGEAWHVLPGGPVAAGESTDDALERQVGRLAGPRTISRQFIGAVEHDGTITGHSPESATDHVLSIMFAGFWPSDIPTPSRWGEHTLVPVNINVLLATRLRPLSMAEVVRRWLAEGWPLWRGLDPAVGNRRLPSLASLRAQLFARREELRSLTFRDAAVAICALVTAADGRIDPAEREGLLGFIATDPVMSQFPEQDVERLFDEHLSRLTADFAAGKQAALADIAKVRGRVTEAAAVVRIGQVIGLVDGEFVASERAVVREAALALGLNTAEFAL, encoded by the coding sequence ATGCCTTTGCAGGCTGCTATTCGGCTTGATGTTCGGCTTCTCGTACGGATTGACGACCGCATTCTCCTCGCTCGCCCGCCGGGAGAAGCCTGGCATGTCCTTCCGGGCGGTCCGGTGGCGGCGGGAGAGAGCACGGACGACGCTCTCGAACGGCAGGTAGGCCGCCTCGCCGGCCCTCGGACGATCTCCCGGCAGTTCATCGGGGCGGTCGAGCACGACGGAACCATCACCGGCCACTCACCTGAATCCGCAACCGATCACGTGCTCAGTATCATGTTCGCCGGCTTCTGGCCGTCCGACATCCCGACGCCGTCACGCTGGGGGGAGCACACGCTGGTTCCGGTTAACATCAACGTGCTCCTCGCGACACGCCTGCGCCCGCTATCGATGGCCGAGGTGGTACGTCGCTGGCTCGCCGAAGGCTGGCCGCTCTGGCGCGGCCTCGATCCCGCCGTCGGCAACCGGCGGCTGCCCTCCCTGGCCTCACTGCGCGCGCAGCTGTTCGCCCGTCGGGAGGAGCTGCGCAGCCTCACTTTCCGGGACGCCGCCGTGGCGATCTGTGCCCTCGTCACCGCGGCCGATGGTCGCATCGATCCGGCGGAACGCGAGGGACTACTCGGCTTCATCGCCACGGATCCGGTGATGTCCCAGTTTCCCGAACAGGACGTGGAACGGCTCTTCGATGAACATCTGAGCCGTCTCACCGCAGACTTCGCCGCCGGCAAACAGGCCGCGCTGGCCGACATCGCCAAGGTGCGGGGGCGGGTGACGGAAGCCGCCGCCGTGGTGCGCATCGGGCAGGTGATCGGCCTGGTTGACGGCGAGTTCGTCGCCAGCGAGCGGGCCGTGGTGCGGGAGGCCGCCCTCGCCCTCGGCCTGAACACCGCCGAGTTCGCCCTGTGA
- a CDS encoding IS110 family transposase: MQVLFPRCAGLDVHRDTVAAAVRIQTGSGKAVTEVRTFTTTGGSLGLLADWLTECRVTIVGMESTGVYWKPVFHLLEDRFECWLLNATHVRNVPGRKTDVADAAWISDLVAHGLVRASFVPPKPQRDLRDLTRARRIVVEEKTREIQRLEKLMQDAGVKLTSVASKLLGVSGRAILEKMIEGEQSLEYLADQARGRLRSKIPQLQEALAGTFRSGHHGFLAAQLLARIDLCDEQIDELDHRIEVMIAPFRETVDRIRTITGVGEVTATVLLAEVGLDMSRFPTAGHLASWAGICPGNNTSGGKRLSGRTRHGNKWLRTALTEAAHAAARSKDTYLASHHAQVRGRRGVLKAIGATRHDILIAYWHIIANKTVYQDLGGDWHARRRRDPERRRKNLVGELEKLGYTVTITPAA, translated from the coding sequence ATGCAGGTGTTATTCCCACGGTGCGCGGGCCTTGACGTGCACCGGGACACGGTCGCCGCGGCGGTGCGCATCCAAACCGGTTCGGGTAAAGCCGTCACCGAGGTCCGGACGTTCACCACGACCGGGGGCTCGCTCGGACTACTCGCGGACTGGCTCACCGAGTGCCGGGTGACGATCGTCGGGATGGAATCGACAGGCGTCTACTGGAAGCCGGTGTTCCACCTGCTGGAAGACCGGTTCGAGTGCTGGCTCCTCAACGCCACCCACGTCCGCAACGTACCAGGCCGAAAAACAGACGTCGCGGACGCGGCGTGGATCTCGGACCTCGTCGCGCACGGCCTGGTACGCGCCTCGTTCGTGCCGCCGAAACCCCAGCGGGACCTGCGTGACCTGACCCGGGCCCGGCGGATCGTGGTCGAGGAGAAGACCCGGGAGATCCAGCGGCTGGAGAAACTGATGCAGGACGCCGGCGTGAAACTCACCAGCGTCGCCTCCAAGCTACTCGGGGTCTCGGGCCGTGCGATCCTGGAGAAGATGATCGAGGGAGAGCAGTCCCTGGAATATCTCGCTGATCAGGCCCGTGGCCGACTCCGCAGCAAGATCCCACAGTTGCAGGAGGCACTCGCGGGAACGTTCCGCTCCGGGCATCACGGGTTCCTCGCCGCGCAGCTCCTGGCCCGGATCGACCTGTGTGACGAGCAGATCGACGAGCTCGACCACCGGATCGAGGTGATGATCGCCCCTTTTCGGGAGACGGTCGACCGGATCCGCACGATCACCGGGGTCGGTGAGGTCACCGCGACCGTGCTGCTCGCCGAGGTCGGCCTGGACATGAGCCGGTTCCCCACCGCCGGCCATCTCGCGTCCTGGGCGGGTATCTGTCCGGGGAACAACACCTCGGGAGGGAAACGCCTGTCCGGGCGGACCCGACACGGTAACAAGTGGTTACGTACCGCGTTGACCGAGGCCGCGCACGCCGCCGCCCGGAGCAAGGACACCTACCTGGCGTCCCACCACGCCCAGGTCCGTGGCCGCCGCGGTGTCCTGAAAGCGATCGGCGCGACCCGCCACGACATTCTCATCGCCTACTGGCACATCATCGCGAACAAGACCGTCTACCAGGACCTCGGCGGAGACTGGCATGCCCGCCGACGCCGGGACCCTGAACGCCGCCGGAAGAACCTCGTCGGCGAACTGGAGAAACTCGGCTACACCGTCACCATCACACCAGCGGCATAG
- a CDS encoding aminotransferase class IV family protein, protein MAKVVTPTLRRVEIDGHPVPLDEPHRLALLPHGHFTVLQVRAGRARGLRWHLARLNEANQELYGEPLDGELVRHRIRQALYATETAAAGSEATATAATTLDATVRIVVTEQPDGAGVRVIVAIGEPATMPTTPQRLRSVPYLRPFAHLKHLGTFAQIQHGRLVRRDGYDDALLTAPGGLVAEGAMTNIGFFDGNMIVWPDAPALRGVTMTLLEQAPADGGPPSVRAPVRLADLAGRGRLRHQLTRDRARPAIDGHLFAGSEWLMTTLTRRYDAVPWDPNGS, encoded by the coding sequence GTGGCCAAGGTGGTCACTCCCACACTTCGACGCGTCGAAATCGACGGGCACCCCGTTCCCCTCGATGAGCCACACCGCCTAGCCCTGCTCCCCCACGGCCACTTCACAGTGCTGCAGGTGCGAGCCGGTCGGGCCCGGGGCCTGCGGTGGCATCTCGCCCGGCTGAATGAGGCGAACCAGGAGCTCTACGGCGAGCCTCTGGACGGCGAGCTGGTTCGCCACCGCATCCGGCAGGCACTGTACGCCACCGAGACGGCCGCCGCCGGCTCCGAGGCCACGGCGACAGCCGCCACCACGCTGGATGCCACGGTCCGGATTGTCGTCACCGAGCAGCCGGACGGCGCAGGGGTGCGCGTCATTGTCGCGATCGGCGAACCGGCAACCATGCCGACCACCCCACAACGGCTGCGGTCAGTGCCGTACCTGCGCCCGTTCGCCCACCTCAAGCATCTCGGGACGTTCGCGCAGATCCAGCACGGCCGGCTCGTCCGCCGTGACGGCTACGACGACGCCCTGTTGACCGCCCCCGGCGGGCTCGTCGCGGAGGGCGCAATGACCAACATCGGTTTCTTCGATGGCAACATGATCGTCTGGCCGGACGCTCCCGCCCTGCGCGGAGTCACCATGACGCTGTTGGAGCAGGCACCGGCGGACGGCGGCCCGCCCAGCGTACGGGCCCCCGTGCGACTGGCGGATCTGGCGGGCCGAGGCCGCCTTCGTCACCAACTCACGCGGGATCGCGCCCGTCCGGCCATCGACGGCCACCTCTTCGCGGGATCCGAATGGCTCATGACGACGCTTACCCGCCGCTACGACGCGGTGCCATGGGATCCGAATGGCTCATGA
- a CDS encoding SCP2 sterol-binding domain-containing protein, with amino-acid sequence MSDLAVDSTADPAKLVSGLPAMSEREVSDLLGGPAGDAVLDEVFRQMRDTFRPEQAQEENALVRFVLNGGPGGAVRTYELRVADGVCTLATPPATGTPSESAGEQTLTIITDRVRFVRVVSGQASGAKLFLTRKIKIDGDLKFGGRILSWFEIKKES; translated from the coding sequence ATGTCCGATCTTGCCGTCGATTCCACGGCCGACCCGGCGAAACTCGTCAGCGGTCTGCCCGCTATGTCGGAGCGTGAGGTCTCCGACCTGCTGGGTGGGCCGGCCGGTGACGCGGTGCTGGACGAGGTCTTCCGGCAGATGCGCGACACCTTCCGCCCAGAGCAGGCACAAGAAGAGAACGCTCTGGTCCGATTCGTGCTCAACGGTGGACCGGGCGGCGCCGTGCGCACCTACGAGCTGCGGGTCGCCGACGGTGTCTGCACTCTGGCGACACCGCCCGCCACCGGGACCCCGAGTGAATCCGCGGGGGAGCAGACGCTGACCATTATCACGGATCGTGTCCGCTTCGTTCGGGTGGTCTCCGGTCAGGCCAGCGGGGCCAAGCTCTTCCTCACCAGAAAGATCAAGATTGATGGTGACCTGAAGTTCGGAGGCAGGATCCTGTCTTGGTTTGAGATCAAGAAGGAGAGCTGA